A stretch of the Candidatus Anoxymicrobium japonicum genome encodes the following:
- the yajC gene encoding preprotein translocase subunit YajC gives MWVILGLMFLVMYFVLYRPQKKRAAEAQDMLAELEKGDEVMTIGGIHGIVKKLSDDTVVVEVDRDVRMTFSRSAIARNLTVREAVEEEEESAEEDEEDE, from the coding sequence ATGTGGGTGATACTCGGCCTCATGTTCCTGGTGATGTACTTCGTGCTCTACCGTCCTCAGAAAAAGAGGGCGGCTGAGGCGCAGGACATGTTAGCCGAACTCGAAAAAGGTGACGAGGTAATGACTATCGGCGGCATTCACGGGATCGTCAAGAAGCTGTCCGATGACACTGTGGTCGTCGAGGTTGACAGAGACGTGCGCATGACCTTCAGCAGATCCGCGATCGCCCGCAACTTGACCGTCCGTGAGGCGGTAGAAGAGGAAGAAGAGTCTGCCGAAGAAGATGAAGAAGACGAATAA
- the secD gene encoding protein translocase subunit SecD — MSKKTKNVISVGVMILILVGLYAIKFGFDMKPRLGLDLQGGISLVYEARPSKGKVLDAGVLEKTVEKIRTRVDKMGVGEPDITTQGTKNVIVQLPGIHDKKRAINLIGQTAQLQFRIVSESKSESEAKKDPGWKVTPDDQRREDKPVTLAGPDKEKEKVILKLGPTLLTGDAVKRAEVSVQEGASQVDFEMTGDGASKFADITKANVNKQLAIVLDYKVESAPNIKEAITEGKGNITGNFTDQETKDLVIVINTGALPVELTRLTENDVTATLGRDSLKKGVIAGLIGIVVVVLFMLVYYRVLGVITCLGLMVFGGLMFGFICVLGSFWTLTLAGVAGIIVSIGIAADSSIVFFERLKEDVKAGRSMRSSVDTAYKSAFRTIIAADTVSFTTAAILYLFAIGSVKGFALTLGIATIFDVFISYCFVRPLTSLLAGWKLLERPGAIGACVEADLKGGEA, encoded by the coding sequence ATGAGCAAAAAAACGAAAAACGTGATTTCAGTTGGCGTGATGATACTGATACTCGTGGGTCTCTATGCCATCAAGTTCGGCTTCGATATGAAGCCGCGCCTGGGCCTTGACCTGCAGGGAGGCATCAGCCTCGTGTACGAAGCCAGGCCTTCTAAGGGCAAGGTTCTCGACGCGGGAGTGCTCGAGAAGACCGTTGAGAAGATCAGAACCAGGGTTGACAAAATGGGAGTTGGCGAGCCTGACATTACGACGCAGGGGACAAAAAACGTTATTGTCCAACTTCCGGGCATTCACGATAAAAAAAGAGCGATCAATCTGATCGGTCAGACCGCGCAGTTGCAGTTTCGAATCGTTTCTGAATCCAAGTCCGAGAGTGAGGCCAAAAAAGACCCTGGCTGGAAAGTGACACCGGACGATCAGCGTCGGGAGGACAAGCCGGTGACGCTTGCCGGTCCTGATAAAGAAAAGGAAAAAGTCATCCTCAAGCTTGGGCCGACCCTCCTGACCGGTGACGCCGTTAAGCGCGCGGAGGTTTCGGTGCAGGAAGGCGCCTCGCAGGTGGATTTCGAAATGACCGGCGATGGCGCCAGTAAATTCGCGGATATTACAAAGGCGAACGTCAACAAGCAACTTGCCATAGTGCTGGATTACAAGGTCGAATCGGCGCCGAACATCAAGGAAGCGATTACAGAAGGCAAGGGAAATATTACCGGCAACTTTACGGACCAGGAAACCAAGGATCTTGTGATTGTGATCAACACGGGCGCGCTTCCCGTCGAGCTTACGCGCCTTACAGAGAACGACGTCACAGCGACACTGGGCCGCGACTCGCTGAAAAAAGGAGTCATCGCAGGATTGATCGGTATTGTTGTGGTGGTGCTGTTCATGCTGGTTTACTATCGCGTGCTGGGGGTCATCACATGCCTGGGACTGATGGTCTTCGGTGGCTTGATGTTTGGGTTCATCTGCGTGCTTGGTAGCTTTTGGACTCTGACGCTGGCCGGTGTCGCCGGCATTATCGTTTCTATAGGCATCGCGGCGGACTCGAGCATTGTTTTCTTTGAGCGGCTGAAAGAGGACGTCAAAGCTGGCAGGAGTATGCGCTCATCGGTGGATACCGCTTACAAGTCCGCGTTTCGCACTATCATAGCAGCCGATACGGTCTCGTTTACCACCGCCGCGATCCTGTATCTGTTCGCGATCGGGTCGGTGAAAGGATTCGCGTTGACCCTTGGGATTGCCACTATTTTCGATGTTTTCATCTCGTACTGTTTTGTGAGGCCTCTGACGTCTCTCCTGGCGGGCTGGAAGTTGCTGGAGAGGCCTGGCGCCATCGGTGCCTGTGTCGAGGCGGACTTGAAGGGAGGTGAGGCATGA
- the secF gene encoding protein translocase subunit SecF, producing the protein MMRLIPRRAKDLNIIEHKYVWISVSITLIVVSIVGLFILGLNFGIDFTGGTEFNLRVKPKTNISVVRAATGSVGYASAQIQSSGNNQFLVRVPKLDDAKTAQLTEALKKSGNMEELLAENSVGPGWGGQVTRQAIVALIAFLVAILIYISVRFEFKMAISAIIAVLHDLVVTVGVYALTEKQVTPATVIAVLTILGYSLYDTIVIFDRIKENSDLLTRQSKKTYSLVVNESINQVMARSINTSLTTLMPVVTILFFGGETLKAFAFPLFIGIAAGTYSSIFVASPFLALWKETEPKYRAYISQVERRNIRDARESGDASAVTPVLKKSAGARASSASAGARKTVTGARDKRPPPSKPQPKPMPKTSTGESGESTHASKPVPKPKPAQGGQTSKNLAKSRTKGPGSGKKKKKK; encoded by the coding sequence ATGATGAGGCTCATCCCGAGACGCGCGAAAGATCTCAATATTATTGAACACAAGTACGTCTGGATCTCTGTGTCAATTACACTCATTGTCGTGTCGATAGTCGGACTGTTCATCCTCGGCCTCAATTTCGGAATCGATTTCACTGGCGGTACCGAGTTCAATCTCAGGGTCAAGCCGAAAACGAACATTTCAGTTGTAAGGGCGGCAACCGGGTCGGTCGGGTACGCCAGCGCGCAGATACAGTCCTCGGGCAATAACCAGTTTCTCGTGCGAGTGCCAAAGCTGGACGACGCGAAAACAGCACAGCTCACCGAGGCACTGAAAAAAAGCGGTAACATGGAAGAGTTGCTTGCGGAAAACAGTGTCGGTCCGGGGTGGGGTGGCCAGGTGACCCGGCAGGCGATTGTTGCGCTGATTGCCTTTCTGGTGGCGATCCTCATCTACATCAGCGTTCGTTTCGAGTTCAAGATGGCGATCAGCGCCATTATCGCCGTGTTGCACGACCTGGTGGTTACGGTGGGAGTTTACGCGCTCACCGAAAAGCAGGTGACGCCTGCGACTGTGATTGCGGTTCTGACGATCCTGGGATACTCGTTGTACGACACGATTGTGATCTTTGACCGCATCAAAGAGAACTCCGATCTGCTTACCAGACAGAGCAAAAAGACGTACTCACTGGTTGTGAACGAGTCCATAAACCAGGTGATGGCGCGTTCGATCAACACCTCGTTGACCACCTTGATGCCTGTTGTCACAATTCTTTTCTTTGGTGGGGAGACACTGAAAGCGTTCGCCTTCCCGTTGTTCATCGGAATTGCCGCTGGAACCTATTCGAGCATCTTCGTCGCGAGCCCATTCCTCGCGTTGTGGAAGGAGACTGAGCCTAAGTACAGGGCGTACATCAGCCAGGTCGAGAGGCGCAATATCCGCGACGCGCGCGAATCCGGCGACGCAAGCGCGGTAACGCCTGTTTTGAAAAAGAGTGCTGGAGCAAGGGCCTCTTCGGCGAGCGCTGGCGCTCGGAAAACGGTAACAGGAGCGCGAGACAAGAGGCCGCCTCCCTCGAAGCCGCAACCAAAACCCATGCCTAAAACTTCAACAGGTGAATCGGGCGAATCAACGCATGCGAGCAAGCCCGTGCCGAAGCCAAAGCCGGCGCAGGGCGGTCAGACGTCCAAGAACCTGGCGAAGTCGCGGACCAAAGGCCCCGGGAGCGGGAAGAAGAAAAAGAAGAAGTGA